In Oncorhynchus clarkii lewisi isolate Uvic-CL-2024 unplaced genomic scaffold, UVic_Ocla_1.0 unplaced_contig_11689_pilon_pilon, whole genome shotgun sequence, a genomic segment contains:
- the LOC139398521 gene encoding disks large homolog 3-like — protein sequence MKLYCRSEETVTSTANPPPVIVNADSLDAGPYVNGSDGMYKYDEIILERGNSGLGFSIAGGMDNPHIPDDPGIFITKIIPGGAAAMDGRLGVNDCVLRVNEVDVSEVVHSRAVEALKEAGPVVRLLVRRRQAPPETILEINLLKGPKGLGFSIAGGIGNQHIPGDNSIYITKIIEGGAAQKDGRLQTGDRLLAVNNIILQDVRHEEAVAALKNTSDMVYLKVAKPGPVHLNDMYAPPDYSSTFPTMVDNHVSHNSGMAYMGAMEPKPVYSQPPQVTPSRYSPDPRHMLGEEDFTRSVPFLHVFLLSHSCTAHSSFNRMI from the exons ATGAAACTATACTGCAGATCTGAGGAAACGGTCACGTCTACA GCGAACCCTCCCCCTGTCATCGTCAACGCAGACTCACTGGATGCAGGCCCTTAT GTAAATGGCAGTGATGGGATGTATAAATATGACGAGATCATCTTGGAAAGG GGTAACTctggcctgggcttcagcatcgcTGGGGGGATGGACAATCCACACATCCCAGATGACCCAGGGATCTTCATCACCAAGATCATCCCTGGTGGAGCTGCAGCTATGGACGGCAGGCTGGG GGTGAATGACTGTGTGCTGCGTGTGAACGAGGTGGATGTCTCTGAGGTAGTCCACAGCCGGGCGGTGGAGGCCCTGAAAGAGGCTGGCCCTGTGGTCAGGCTGCTGGTCAGGAGAAGACAGGCCCCTCCTGAGACCATCCTGGAGATCAACCTGCTCAAGGGGCCCAAAG GCCTTGGCTTCAGCATCGCTGGGGGGATCGGCAACCAGCACATCCCTGGAGACAACAGCATCTACATCACAAAGATCATCGAGGGCGGGGCCGCGCAGAAAGATGGACGGCTGCAGACCGGAGACCGCCTGCTAGCT GTGAACAACATCATCCTGCAGGACGTGCGTCACGAGGAGGCGGTGGCGGCGCTGAAGAACACCTCTGACATGGTCTACCTCAAGGTGGCCAAGCCCGGACCCGTGCACCTCAACGACATGTATGCCCCTCCAGACTACTCCAGCA CCTTCCCCACCATGGTGGACAACCACGTCAGCCACAACTCAGGCATGGCCTACATGGGAGCTATGGAGCCCAAGCCCGTCTACAGCCAGCCCCCCCAGGTCACGCCCTCCAGGTACTCCCCAGACCCCCGTCACATGCTGGGGGAGGAAGACTTCACCAGGTCAGTACCATTTTTGCATGTTTTCTTATTATCTCATTCTTGTACAGCACATTCATCTTTTAACAGAATGATATAA
- the LOC139398520 gene encoding spidroin-1-like: MSVGPSGQGNSVGPGQQRGARAAAWGQGNRVGPWGKGNSMGPGQQRGARATAWGRGARATAWGQGSSVGPGQQRGAVGPGQQRGARATAWGQGRSVGPGQQRGARAAAWGQGNRLGPWGQGNSVGPGQQRGARATAWGQGNSMGPGQQRGAREAAWGQGSSVGPGQQRGTRATAWGQGNSVGPGQQRGARAAAWGQGSSVEPGQQRGARETAWGQGNSVGPGQQRGARAAAWGQGNRVGPWGQGNSLGPWGKGDSVGSWGQGNSVGPGKLRGAVGPGQQRGARETAWGRGARATAWGQGNSVGPGQQRGARAAAWGQGRGARATAWGRGARATAWGQGNSVGPWGQGNSVGLAAHSFMT; the protein is encoded by the coding sequence aTGAGCGTGGGGCCGTCGGGCCAGGGCAACAGCGTGGGGCCAGGGCAGCAGCGTGGGGCCAGGGCAGCAGCGTGGGGCCAGGGCAACCGCGTGGGGCCGTGGGGCAAGGGCAACAGCATGGGGCCAGGGCAGCAGCGTGGGGCCAGGGCAACTGCGTGGGGCCGTGGGGCCAGGGCAACAGCGTGGGGCCAGGGCAGCAGCGTGGGGCCAGGGCAACAGCGTGGGGCCGTGGGGCCAGGGCAACAGCGTGGGGCCAGGGCAACAGCGTGGGGCCAGGGCAGAAGCGTGGGGCCAGGGCAACAGCGTGGGGCCAGGGCAGCAGCGTGGGGCCAGGGCAACCGCTTGGGGCCGTGGGGCCAGGGCAACAGCGTGGGGCCAGGGCAGCAGCGTGGGGCCAGGGCAACAGCGTGGGGCCAGGGCAACAGCATGGGGCCAGGGCAGCAGCGTGGGGCCAGGGAAGCAGCGTGGGGCCAGGGCAGCAGCGTGGGGCCAGGGCAGCAGCGTGGGACCAGGGCAACAGCGTGGGGCCAGGGCAACAGCGTGGGGCCAGGGCAGCAGCGTGGGGCCAGGGCAGCAGCGTGGGGCCAGGGCAGCAGCGTGGAGCCAGGGCAGCAGCGTGGGGCCAGGGAAACCGCGTGGGGCCAGGGCAACAGCGTGGGGCCAGGGCAACAGCGTGGGGCCAGGGCAGCAGCGTGGGGCCAGGGCAACCGCGTGGGGCCGTGGGGCCAGGGCAACAGCCTGGGGCCGTGGGGCAAGGGCGACAGCGTGGGGTCGTGGGGCCAGGGCAACAGCGTGGGGCCTGGGAAACTGCGTGGGGCCGTGGGGCCAGGGCAACAGCGTGGGGCCAGGGAAACAGCGTGGGGCCGTGGGGCCAGGGCAACAGCGTGGGGCCAGGGAAACAGCGTGGGGCCAGGGCAACAGCGTGGGGCCAGGGCAGCAGCATGGGGCCAGGGCCGTGGGGCAAGGGCGACAGCGTGGGGCCGTGGGGCCAGGGCAACAGCTTGGGGCCAGGGCAACAGTGTGGGGCCGTGGGGCCAGGGCAACAGCGTGGGCCTGGCCGCACACAGCTTTATGACATAG